atatggaaagattgtttgatggtagattgtgccctaaaatgattaacaaattaatcactgctcctcctgctgtctgacatccacctTAAATGTATGAGCACGACACCCTTAtcaatttaattgtacagatcagcACAACACATGGTATGCTTCTAGATgcgagtgtgacttacatcaagtgCAGCACACACGAGTTGATTTTAATCCACATTCAGACCGTTATCATGCCAGCCGCAGTAGAAACCGGAGTGCATGTATATACAGTGGTTTATGGTATTCTGGACTGTGTGGAAAATAGATTTGTCCTGTGTTTTACACATGTGCCACAACACTTTCTTCTGATTAGCTTTACTTTTTGGACTATTAAGAAAGCATGCTTCAAAGCAGTTGGGTTCCCACCTGCAAACTTCATGCTCTGTATGCTACTACCACTGGCGCTGTCATCTATTGTGTAAAAAGAGGTAGAGCTCACAATGGATATTAAAAGGAAATATCGCAAtacacctcagagaagcaaaatTCGATTTGCCAGTATTTTGTATCTTGATATTCgaaataataaatttgtgtcTCATGCCTTCTCATCAGTCTGTTCTGTACCTACACAGGCTCAGCTATGAGAAGTCTGAGAACTGTGATTGAGTACTATATTGCAATGATggaatattattttgaaataagaAGGATAATGGTACAGTATGGCTAGTCCAGTGTTGTGAGCATCGTTTTGCAACTTACTTTTTGAGGACTGGATTTGATTTTGGGCATCTTTCCTCCACGGCCACGATGTGACTGCTCATGATCACACTCCAGGTCTTCCAGACGCTGTGTGAGGGCCAGCTTCTGCTGGATGGCCATGCGGAGCAGAGAGTTCAGAGTCTTTTTCTCATCCTCTGCTGCTGCCAGCTGCCTCTGCATCTCATCCAGCTGAGTAACATACTCATCACACCTTCAGAAAGCGAGAAATAGggagaaaatgattaaaaatagtttaaaatggTCCATACACCTATTAGAATGAATGGCTGATGACTCCAAAAATCAATGTACCTGGTGGCAAACATCGCCCTCAGAGAGGAAAAGGTGGCTGCGTCCTCTTTCAGAGCCTTTAGCTCATTCCTCAACTTCATCATTGTCTCTGTCACAAtagtcttttcattttcatacttGCTCTTCAGGTTCGCCAAGGCTACTTCTGCAGTCTGGACAAAAAGGTCACACGagactataattttttttttttgccatgaatAGGGATGTACTATAACCTGGAGAGCTTCTAGGAAAcattctatattttatatataacaagttagtaaaaaaaaaaaaaaaaaaaaaaaaaaaaaagctcagctGTCCCTTCAgccttcttatttttttcttaccaaATGTGCGCactaattctttaaaaattcatGGACTAGCTATGCTTAGGCTAATTAGCTTAGGTTAATTTTCTTGAAACATATTCACCTGGAACACTTTTTAAACTGCTTTTTGTCCTTGGTAGTTACTACTAATTAATGTATATAAAGTAAGTTGTACATGAATACATcaaacaaaacatgaatttgtttcatttgatgACAGGAAGTTTGTCTAATTATTACTTAATTTTGACTTGTGACATTTTAAGTGAAACTGTAAGGTTAGTCCTTTGCTAGACCTACACTCATAAAACACCAGTACTTTCATtggctagctagcattagcattattaaATGCAAGCATTTAGTAACAATGCTAACTATCTAGCTATAACTAGCCAAGATTTTTGGTAAGCTAGCTGGATGAAGAAATTCTGAGGTAAAATTTACCttaagaaaatgttaaaaggctataacatataaaaatcatttaatgcaATGAATTTGCCTTAATTGTTTTTAAGAACTCTAAATAGTGGGTGATTTTGTTATGAATGAAGTTGTAAAGAAAGCTAATGACCACTAACCACACATCTCATACAAACAACATTTCATACAAATTCTTAAAAATGTGCAATTATGAGACCAATCTGACCATTTAATAACTATGACCCTATATAATTTATAACTAAATATTTGGTATCATATTTTAGAGTAGCCTAATAACTGAATTTGTGAGAAATGGAATGATTATAAATGCTTTGATATACAAATTATACATATTGACAACTTTGGCTTCTTTCTACATGCAAAATATCCATTTacattattagaaaaaaaatgtactctTCGTACCTGTTTGTTGGCTTTAAGTACAAGCCGTAGAGTGGCTATCTGTTCTCTCTTCGTGCTCAAGAGGGACTTCAGCTTCAGGATCTCCTCCATGCAGGCCTCCTTGTCCTTGTCAAAGATGGGTGCTAGCTCCCGAGCAGCAGCCCTCTGTCTGGACAGTTGCAGTGAGCGGTCCACAGCTCTCTGAAGGTGCTTGATCTGGTCCCGAATAATGGCATTCAGGTTGTAAATATTCAAAGGCTCTTTGCGAAGATCTCCACTTGCCTCTGGTAAGGGTGAAGCAGATGGTGAGGCACTGTGGACCGGGGAGCCAAATGGGGGTCTGTTGGGACTCACTGTCTCTGCTTTACCCCCTTCACCTGATGCTTCCTTCAAGGGTGAGTCATGAGGGCTCCGAGAAGAATCTGACGAGTTGGCAGCAGCAAGTCGACGGGCAAGGCGTGGTGACAGCAATGCACGTGGGTCTTCAGTGCCTTTAAGACTGCCGCTACGTGTAACACGACTCTGGCGGTAGTAGTCCAGCATGACACGATTGGGTGTTTCGTTATTGCACAAGCAGACATGATGGTAGAGCTGGGCAAGTTCTTCGCTGAAGGTAACTAGCTCATCCTGAGCAGCATTCAGCATGGCTTGGCTCTCACTGGACATGGATGATGTGCATCGGAGCTCGGCCTCTAGGCTGGTGATTCGCTCACGGCTCTCACGACACTCTATTTCCAATGATGTCACATGCTCATAAAGTGTTCGCAGTTTCCCCTCACTTTGGCTGCGCTCTTCTGATTGGCTCTCCACAGACTGGTTGTACTTTTCCTTCAAGGCTTTCAGCTCAGCTTTCAGGTCGATGACCTCTGTAACAGCCACCTTGTACTTACATTCCAGGATCTCAATGCCATTAATGTCGATGTCGTACTCACGGCAGCCATTCAAAGGAGTGTCCCCTTTCTCGGTCTCCTCAGCATCCAGCTCCTTGTCGCTGTACAGACGTTTCATAGTATTGACACGTGCTGTAAGGCAATTCACACGCTTGTGCTGCTCCGTTAGAGCTCCCTGCGTGTGCTGTAGCTGGGTCTGAGACTCCTGCAGGTTAGCCAGTAGGGTGGCCTTTTCTCGCTCCACCTAGTGGATGGGAGGATGCATATGAAATTAATAGAAGAATCACTAGTGGAAATGCTTGAGTAATgtcagatatactgtatatacaatttcCACAATTTCCTTCCTATATGTTGAGGTATTTCACTTTCACTGTTTTAGTAACCAGGGCCACACAATCTTATTGAAGACACTGACATATTACATTCTTTCCTTCCAGTCTTACACTGCATTTCATATATGAGAAGAAAACTTCCAGCTGTCATGTTATGGAttaaccagaaagcacaaagtctgAAGTCTCTCCcgtggcggaaaacttactgaccctGAAGTGCTGAtgctggaggctccttccataaatgttaaataaacctacCTACTTCCAGAAATTgtcactatatcaatgattatatgatgtttttatttttgaaataatatttttttaaaaaaaggaggaatCTATGATGAAAGATCATTTTCCCAGTCAAGTGTCAAGTGTTAATAGTTGCTAAAAAGCAATAGAGTATTAATATATTCAAGTAACAGTGTGGCTTAGTGAATTTTAGAAGATGTAGCTAGTGATCTTCATTTTATTCTTCACTTTTAGATAATGGAAACAGAGTCTTCGAGCTCTAACCAGTAAAACTATGGGGGTGTGTTTACttcaaaaatgacaaactggCAGAATTTTGGTAGTTACAAAATCTAGATTGTATCAGATTGGGGTATGTTTAGATGGTGTCATGTTAAGATCAGTGGTCAGGGTTGCTTCATATTGTCCAtttacagaatttttatttttatttaattttatttatttatttattttagatttactAAGAAATAGCAATTTCTGGATGTTTAGCTCTCTGCACTCAGACTGTTATTTCAATCTACTGGTTATACTGGGGTGGGGGAACCCTCTATACTGATTATATTGGGGTGGGGAACCctctgtattaaatattaacatcgATCCATTTTCCTTATTCTGTAACTGAATCATAACCAATACCAAATGTAAGGTCAAGACTACTAAATAACCTACTACATAGTAATGAGTAAAGGCATTTAACTGTTTCTTGCTGGTCTATCTAGGATACATTCTTCATATTAG
The genomic region above belongs to Pangasianodon hypophthalmus isolate fPanHyp1 chromosome 6, fPanHyp1.pri, whole genome shotgun sequence and contains:
- the bicd1a gene encoding protein bicaudal D homolog 1 isoform X1, producing MAAGGGCADSADEYRAEVERLSRELAEANREKIRAAECGLAVLEENQSLKQQCAELEAEQEALRRELEQLQEAFGQAYSNQRKVAEHGETNEETLLQESASKEAYYKNRLLELQTDLELSRSVASNSQAESERLNMLLQDLRESNEMLELQKGRLREEIKEYKFREARLLQDYTELEEENITLQKLVSTLKQNQVEYEGLKHEIKVLEEETVLLNSQLDDALRLKDISEGQLEEALDALKSEREQKNSLRKELAHHLSLTDSVFGTSTQIPISVVEGLKFAEEPTTNGTLASGSSPNNEDSNRCNACNGHGPKMNSDYHRPGGRKETLNPVSDLFSELNLSEIQKLKQQLLQVEREKATLLANLQESQTQLQHTQGALTEQHKRVNCLTARVNTMKRLYSDKELDAEETEKGDTPLNGCREYDIDINGIEILECKYKVAVTEVIDLKAELKALKEKYNQSVESQSEERSQSEGKLRTLYEHVTSLEIECRESRERITSLEAELRCTSSMSSESQAMLNAAQDELVTFSEELAQLYHHVCLCNNETPNRVMLDYYRQSRVTRSGSLKGTEDPRALLSPRLARRLAAANSSDSSRSPHDSPLKEASGEGGKAETVSPNRPPFGSPVHSASPSASPLPEASGDLRKEPLNIYNLNAIIRDQIKHLQRAVDRSLQLSRQRAAARELAPIFDKDKEACMEEILKLKSLLSTKREQIATLRLVLKANKQTAEVALANLKSKYENEKTIVTETMMKLRNELKALKEDAATFSSLRAMFATRCDEYVTQLDEMQRQLAAAEDEKKTLNSLLRMAIQQKLALTQRLEDLECDHEQSHRGRGGKMPKIKSSPQKSLVDCQQPAASVPPLSRQVRSGRVFTARSTNIVITLREDELQEATSRLPCDPFKCLAHRSDIPGP
- the bicd1a gene encoding protein bicaudal D homolog 1 isoform X3, producing the protein MAAGGGCADSADEYRAEVERLSRELAEANREKIRAAECGLAVLEENQSLKQQCAELEAEQEALRRELEQLQEAFGQAYSNQRKVAEHGETNEETLLQESASKEAYYKNRLLELQTDLELSRSVASNSQAESERLNMLLQDLRESNEMLELQKGRLREEIKEYKFREARLLQDYTELEEENITLQKLVSTLKQNQVEYEGLKHEIKVLEEETVLLNSQLDDALRLKDISEGQLEEALDALKSEREQKNSLRKELAHHLSLTDSVFGTSTQIPISVVEGLKFAEEPTTNGTLASGSSPNNEDSNRCNACNGHGPKMNSDYHRPGGRKETLNPVSDLFSELNLSEIQKLKQQLLQVEREKATLLANLQESQTQLQHTQGALTEQHKRVNCLTARVNTMKRLYSDKELDAEETEKGDTPLNGCREYDIDINGIEILECKYKVAVTEVIDLKAELKALKEKYNQSVESQSEERSQSEGKLRTLYEHVTSLEIECRESRERITSLEAELRCTSSMSSESQAMLNAAQDELVTFSEELAQLYHHVCLCNNETPNRVMLDYYRQSRVTRSGSLKGTEDPRALLSPRLARRLAAANSSDSSRSPHDSPLKEASGEGGKAETVSPNRPPFGSPVHSASPSASPLPEASGDLRKEPLNIYNLNAIIRDQIKHLQRAVDRSLQLSRQRAAARELAPIFDKDKEACMEEILKLKSLLSTKREQIATLRLVLKANKQTAEVALANLKSKYENEKTIVTETMMKLRNELKALKEDAATFSSLRAMFATRCDEYVTQLDEMQRQLAAAEDEKKTLNSLLRMAIQQKLALTQRLEDLECDHEQSHRGRGGKMPKIKSSPQKY
- the bicd1a gene encoding protein bicaudal D homolog 1 isoform X2; amino-acid sequence: MAAGGGCADSADEYRAEVERLSRELAEANREKIRAAECGLAVLEENQSLKQQCAELEAEQEALRRELEQLQEAFGQAYSNQRKVAEHGETNEETLLQESASKEAYYKNRLLELQTDLELSRSVASNSQAESERLNMLLQDLRESNEMLELQKGRLREEIKEYKFREARLLQDYTELEEENITLQKLVSTLKQNQVEYEGLKHEIKVLEEETVLLNSQLDDALRLKDISEGQLEEALDALKSEREQKNSLRKELAHHLSLTDSVFGTSTQIPISVVEGLKFAEEPTTNGTLASGSSPNNEDSNRCNACNGHGPKMNSDYHRPGGRKETLNPVSDLFSELNLSEIQKLKQQLLQVEREKATLLANLQESQTQLQHTQGALTEQHKRVNCLTARVNTMKRLYSDKELDAEETEKGDTPLNGCREYDIDINGIEILECKYKVAVTEVIDLKAELKALKEKYNQSVESQSEERSQSEGKLRTLYEHVTSLEIECRESRERITSLEAELRCTSSMSSESQAMLNAAQDELVTFSEELAQLYHHVCLCNNETPNRVMLDYYRQSRVTRSGSLKGTEDPRALLSPRLARRLAAANSSDSSRSPHDSPLKEASGEGGKAETVSPNRPPFGSPVHSASPSASPLPEASGDLRKEPLNIYNLNAIIRDQIKHLQRAVDRSLQLSRQRAAARELAPIFDKDKEACMEEILKLKSLLSTKREQIATLRLVLKANKQTAEVALANLKSKYENEKTIVTETMMKLRNELKALKEDAATFSSLRAMFATRCDEYVTQLDEMQRQLAAAEDEKKTLNSLLRMAIQQKLALTQRLEDLECDHEQSHRGRGGKMPKIKSSPQKIVSSLLHQYRHSPDK